A region from the Beduinella massiliensis genome encodes:
- a CDS encoding helix-turn-helix domain-containing protein encodes MALLKVMCIDDDLPILKGLRAFPWEKYHCRWVAEACDGKSALEQLPGLRPDLILVDICMPVLDGLSFISLARGLVPDARFVILSAHCDFEYARRAMRFGVTEYLTKGEYSDEELGEVLLRFTKPEAHSAYRYEVERTLRTIESRLGEDLTLESVAEEVGMSPNYLGSLFYQQTGVRFRDHLTALRMKRARELLLHTPLKIYEVSQQVGIQNPQYFTALFQKAYGMTPGQLRK; translated from the coding sequence ATGGCGCTGCTGAAGGTAATGTGCATAGACGACGACCTGCCCATTCTCAAGGGACTGCGCGCCTTCCCCTGGGAAAAGTATCATTGCCGCTGGGTCGCAGAGGCCTGCGACGGCAAAAGCGCGCTGGAGCAGCTTCCCGGGCTGCGTCCGGATCTGATTCTGGTGGATATCTGCATGCCCGTGCTGGATGGTCTGAGTTTCATAAGCCTTGCGCGCGGGCTGGTGCCGGACGCGCGGTTCGTCATTCTTTCCGCGCACTGCGACTTTGAATACGCGCGCCGCGCCATGCGCTTTGGCGTAACCGAATACCTGACGAAGGGCGAATACAGCGACGAAGAACTGGGCGAGGTGCTGCTGCGATTCACCAAGCCGGAAGCGCATTCCGCCTATCGTTACGAGGTGGAACGCACGCTTCGCACAATAGAATCGCGCCTCGGTGAAGACCTGACGCTGGAAAGCGTCGCCGAGGAGGTGGGGATGTCGCCCAACTACCTCGGCAGCCTCTTTTATCAGCAGACCGGGGTGCGCTTTCGCGACCATCTGACCGCGCTTCGCATGAAGCGCGCCCGGGAGCTGCTGCTCCACACGCCCCTTAAGATATACGAAGTGTCCCAGCAGGTGGGCATTCAAAATCCGCAGTACTTCACCGCGCTGTTTCAAAAGGCGTACGGGATGACCCCGGGCCAGCTAAGGAAGTGA
- a CDS encoding ABC transporter permease subunit, translating into MIDRPARERTAGKRRKLRSYQKSLLLMSVPGILFFLIYKYYPMYGVLIAFKNFKIKKGILGSPWADPLFKNFDAFFSSPYCAQVLGNTVSISLMKLVIGTLSCIVLAVLLSEVRSERFKRTIQTVTYLPHFLSWVIIYGVIYALFSESSGLMNVMRRAAGLNTIPVLTSTTLFQPLLIFTDVWKSSGWGAIVYLAAIAGIDPGLYEAAEIDGASRLQRVWHVTLACIRPTIIIMLILRLGSVMDAGFDQIYNLYNTQVYSVADIIDTWVYRTGLEQLNYATATAVGLFKSVISTVLVVGVNAIARRWEESLW; encoded by the coding sequence ATGATCGATCGGCCTGCAAGGGAGCGCACAGCCGGGAAGCGCAGGAAGCTGCGAAGCTATCAAAAATCACTGCTGCTGATGAGCGTGCCCGGCATTCTCTTTTTTTTGATTTACAAGTATTACCCCATGTACGGCGTTTTGATTGCCTTTAAAAACTTCAAAATCAAAAAGGGCATTTTAGGTTCGCCGTGGGCAGATCCGCTCTTTAAGAACTTCGACGCTTTTTTCAGCTCGCCCTACTGCGCGCAGGTGCTGGGCAATACGGTTTCCATCAGCCTCATGAAGCTCGTCATCGGTACGCTTTCCTGCATCGTCTTGGCCGTTCTTCTCAGCGAGGTGCGCAGCGAACGGTTCAAGCGCACGATTCAAACGGTGACGTACCTGCCGCACTTTCTCTCCTGGGTCATCATTTACGGCGTGATTTACGCGCTGTTTTCGGAAAGTTCCGGGCTGATGAACGTCATGCGGCGGGCGGCGGGGCTGAATACGATCCCCGTGCTTACGAGCACGACGCTCTTTCAGCCGCTCCTAATCTTTACGGACGTGTGGAAGAGCTCGGGATGGGGGGCGATCGTCTACCTCGCGGCCATCGCGGGCATCGACCCCGGCCTTTACGAGGCGGCGGAGATCGACGGCGCCAGCCGCCTGCAGCGCGTATGGCACGTGACGCTCGCCTGTATCCGTCCGACGATCATCATCATGCTGATTTTGCGCCTGGGCAGCGTCATGGACGCGGGTTTCGACCAGATTTACAATCTGTACAATACGCAGGTGTATTCCGTCGCCGACATCATCGATACCTGGGTGTATCGCACGGGCCTGGAACAACTCAACTATGCGACGGCGACGGCCGTGGGTCTGTTTAAATCGGTCATCAGCACGGTGCTGGTGGTCGGGGTGAACGCCATCGCCCGGAGATGGGAGGAATCGCTGTGGTGA
- a CDS encoding carbohydrate ABC transporter permease — protein sequence MNAGRMRGTGKKRARLEAFDVVTWVVLAAFGLLIAFPLYYVVALSFTSYTQYIKSAGFVLLPSPVSLDGYVQFLTNPAVPKAFGVTLYLTLFGTALNILTTAMFAYPLSRREMPCRKFFTLFALFPMLFSGGLIPTFYVVRQTGIMNTTWAMILPYLISIYDMTIVRSFFQSLDDSYVEAARIDGAGEMTILFRVIMPLSKPVLATVILMYGVGHWNCFFPALYYVRNADLQPLQVVLRGILNEAQSTLEEVNPDVTAASQAMKQAAVVLSALPVVIVYPFLQKYFTQGMMLGGVKG from the coding sequence GTGAACGCCGGAAGAATGCGCGGCACCGGTAAGAAGCGCGCCCGGCTGGAGGCCTTCGACGTCGTAACGTGGGTCGTGCTGGCCGCGTTCGGCCTGTTGATCGCCTTTCCGCTCTATTACGTGGTTGCGCTCTCCTTTACGAGCTATACGCAGTACATCAAGAGCGCAGGCTTCGTGCTGCTGCCCAGTCCCGTCAGCCTGGACGGCTACGTGCAGTTCCTCACAAACCCGGCGGTCCCCAAGGCGTTTGGGGTGACGCTGTATCTGACGCTGTTCGGCACGGCGCTGAACATCCTGACGACCGCGATGTTCGCCTACCCGCTCAGCCGCCGGGAAATGCCCTGCCGAAAGTTTTTTACGCTGTTCGCGCTCTTCCCGATGCTGTTTTCCGGCGGGCTGATCCCGACGTTTTACGTCGTGCGCCAGACAGGCATCATGAACACCACCTGGGCCATGATCCTGCCGTACCTGATTTCGATTTACGACATGACGATCGTTCGTTCTTTCTTTCAGTCGCTGGACGACTCTTACGTGGAGGCGGCGCGCATCGACGGCGCGGGCGAGATGACGATCCTGTTTCGGGTCATCATGCCCCTGTCCAAGCCCGTGCTGGCCACGGTGATCCTGATGTACGGCGTAGGGCACTGGAACTGCTTCTTCCCGGCGCTTTACTACGTGCGCAACGCGGATTTGCAGCCGCTGCAGGTCGTGCTGCGCGGAATCCTGAACGAAGCGCAATCCACGCTGGAGGAGGTCAACCCCGACGTGACCGCGGCCAGCCAGGCGATGAAGCAGGCGGCGGTGGTGCTTTCCGCGCTGCCGGTGGTGATCGTCTATCCATTTCTGCAAAAGTACTTCACCCAAGGCATGATGCTGGGAGGAGTAAAGGGCTGA
- a CDS encoding extracellular solute-binding protein: protein MRKLISVLLALTLLPACVLPALAEADRSVPYTVVTYQSSSQGRQPDESDDILKVLEEKFNIDLQMNVITSEYESKLNLEVASGNTPDIMKVSSAQFSAFLDQDLLLPIEDYVESMPNMLVQYPDILSDPTLRVDGHLYFLKGNKKEIVKSYDSLWIRKDWLDALNLPVPTTLEELKQTAIAFATQDPDGNGVNDTYGYTGLGGVENTSDHYALNPLLGAFGVGSSHYILNEKGELVYSAATDAYRDALAWIADFIATGAVDPDMMLMTSFDAVREKVYRNQVGMMYFSWAEFVKPPYDQTLREMTPDAEWIQIPDVTGPAGAYDSCYEIPGYATSGWVLSADLADEPDKLKRVLEYLDYITAGEGLDLVCYGIKGVHFDYGADGAVVPTDRIGEVSYAWQHQVMGRDEITYLSTKFPTCQEAIQFARDLDRVNCYNKYVGIPEGLNKSDLIRYVSEETTRFIYGTRALDTFADFADTLYKTYGLQQYIDMGAQTLKEAGIMK from the coding sequence ATGCGAAAACTTATCTCGGTGCTGTTGGCCCTGACGCTGCTGCCGGCGTGCGTCCTGCCCGCTCTGGCGGAGGCGGATCGCAGCGTCCCTTACACGGTCGTGACCTATCAGAGCTCCAGCCAGGGCCGCCAGCCGGACGAGAGCGACGACATCCTGAAGGTGCTGGAAGAAAAGTTCAATATCGACCTGCAGATGAACGTCATCACGAGCGAGTACGAAAGCAAGCTGAACTTGGAGGTGGCCAGCGGCAATACGCCGGACATCATGAAGGTTTCCTCGGCGCAGTTCAGCGCCTTCCTGGATCAGGACCTGCTGCTGCCTATCGAGGACTACGTGGAATCCATGCCCAACATGCTTGTGCAGTACCCGGACATTTTGTCCGACCCGACGCTGCGCGTCGACGGTCACCTGTACTTCCTCAAGGGCAATAAGAAGGAAATCGTCAAGAGCTACGACAGCCTGTGGATTCGCAAGGACTGGCTGGACGCGCTGAACCTGCCCGTCCCCACGACGCTGGAAGAGCTTAAGCAGACAGCCATCGCCTTTGCTACGCAGGACCCGGATGGGAACGGCGTAAACGACACCTACGGCTATACCGGCCTGGGCGGCGTGGAAAACACCAGCGATCATTACGCGCTCAACCCGCTGCTGGGGGCCTTTGGCGTGGGCAGCAGCCACTATATTCTGAACGAGAAGGGCGAGTTGGTTTACTCCGCCGCGACGGACGCGTACCGAGACGCGCTCGCCTGGATTGCGGATTTTATCGCAACCGGTGCGGTCGATCCGGACATGATGCTCATGACCTCCTTTGACGCTGTGCGCGAAAAGGTTTACCGCAACCAGGTGGGCATGATGTACTTCTCCTGGGCGGAATTTGTCAAGCCCCCGTACGATCAGACGCTGAGGGAGATGACGCCGGACGCCGAGTGGATTCAGATTCCCGACGTGACCGGGCCTGCGGGCGCGTACGATTCCTGCTACGAAATCCCGGGCTACGCGACGAGCGGATGGGTGCTGTCCGCGGATTTGGCGGACGAGCCGGATAAGCTGAAGCGCGTTCTCGAATACCTCGACTATATCACCGCGGGCGAAGGGCTCGACCTCGTTTGCTACGGCATCAAGGGCGTACACTTCGATTACGGCGCGGATGGCGCGGTCGTGCCGACGGACAGGATCGGTGAGGTCAGCTACGCCTGGCAGCACCAGGTGATGGGGCGAGACGAGATCACCTATCTGAGCACGAAGTTTCCGACCTGCCAGGAGGCCATTCAGTTCGCGCGCGATCTCGACCGGGTAAACTGCTACAACAAGTATGTAGGCATCCCGGAGGGCCTTAACAAGTCGGATTTGATTCGCTATGTGTCTGAGGAGACGACGCGCTTCATTTACGGAACGCGCGCGCTGGATACGTTTGCGGATTTTGCGGATACCCTGTACAAGACCTACGGCCTGCAGCAGTACATCGACATGGGCGCGCAAACGCTGAAGGAAGCGGGCATCATGAAGTAA
- a CDS encoding FAD-dependent oxidoreductase, with protein sequence MQFVRNVKDGGHYDVIVCGAGPGGCAAAITAARLGKRVLLIDSAGCLGGYWTGGLMGISLDMPGKGGLPREIVDELTARRQAQWVDGASYTYDIESMKRLLERLAFDAGVQTLLYARVTDVRMEGRRIAAVLADGMTSQAFTADWFVDGTGHGTLASLAGCGYDIGHEESGRQQPASLEALVTGVPEAQWQSDIHNREVKRRLKALLLEMGVDCTYPMPLLFRLAPQGRVFKLAINHQYDVDARDDFSVTRGTLEARAEIGRAVEALRRRPGWEQFTLVQTAEQLGLRDNRRVHGLYEVTARDALAGRQFEDAVSPVHFSIDVHKLAPDYVPPKEEQNLRFRPFSIPMRSLIPRDADNLFLTGRCISGDFLSHSAYRTTCTACALGEAVGVALASLRAGRAADTDGRAVHAQMLSRGYAFGNES encoded by the coding sequence ATGCAATTCGTACGGAACGTAAAAGACGGCGGGCATTACGACGTAATCGTTTGCGGCGCGGGGCCGGGCGGCTGTGCGGCGGCGATCACGGCGGCCCGGCTGGGCAAGCGCGTGCTGCTCATCGACAGCGCGGGCTGCCTGGGCGGGTACTGGACGGGCGGACTGATGGGCATTTCGCTGGACATGCCCGGGAAGGGCGGACTCCCGCGTGAAATCGTGGACGAGCTGACGGCAAGGCGTCAGGCACAGTGGGTAGACGGGGCCAGTTACACGTACGACATCGAGTCGATGAAGCGGCTTCTGGAGCGTCTCGCGTTCGATGCGGGCGTTCAGACGCTGCTCTACGCCCGCGTCACCGACGTGCGGATGGAGGGCAGGCGCATTGCGGCGGTGCTCGCGGACGGCATGACGTCTCAGGCGTTTACCGCGGACTGGTTCGTGGACGGCACCGGCCACGGCACGCTTGCCAGCCTTGCGGGATGCGGGTATGACATCGGTCATGAGGAAAGCGGCAGACAGCAGCCGGCAAGCCTCGAGGCGCTGGTCACCGGCGTGCCGGAGGCGCAGTGGCAAAGCGACATCCACAACCGTGAGGTCAAGCGGCGGCTCAAGGCGCTGCTGCTGGAGATGGGGGTGGATTGCACGTACCCGATGCCGCTGCTCTTCCGGCTGGCTCCGCAAGGCCGCGTGTTCAAGCTGGCGATCAATCACCAGTACGACGTGGATGCGCGGGACGACTTTTCCGTTACGCGGGGCACGTTAGAGGCGCGCGCGGAGATTGGCCGTGCGGTCGAAGCGCTCAGGCGCCGCCCGGGTTGGGAGCAGTTTACGCTCGTGCAGACTGCGGAGCAGCTCGGCCTGCGAGACAACCGGCGCGTTCACGGGCTTTATGAGGTGACCGCAAGGGACGCGCTGGCCGGACGGCAGTTCGAGGACGCCGTGTCGCCGGTTCATTTTTCGATCGACGTGCACAAGCTCGCGCCGGATTACGTGCCCCCAAAGGAAGAACAAAATCTCCGGTTCAGGCCTTTTTCCATTCCGATGCGCAGCCTCATCCCGCGCGATGCGGACAACCTTTTCCTGACCGGCCGGTGTATCAGCGGCGACTTTCTTTCGCACTCGGCATACCGCACGACCTGTACGGCCTGCGCGCTGGGGGAGGCCGTCGGCGTGGCCCTTGCCTCCCTTCGCGCTGGACGGGCGGCGGATACGGACGGACGGGCGGTGCACGCGCAGATGCTAAGCAGAGGTTACGCATTCGGGAATGAAAGCTGA
- the rpsU gene encoding 30S ribosomal protein S21 yields the protein MSEIRVRENESLESALRRFKRSCARSGVIAEVRKREHYEKPSVKRKKKAEAARKRKY from the coding sequence ATGTCTGAGATCCGAGTTCGGGAGAATGAATCCCTGGAAAGCGCTCTGAGGAGATTTAAGCGTTCATGCGCTCGTTCCGGCGTCATCGCTGAGGTCAGAAAGAGAGAGCATTACGAAAAGCCCAGCGTTAAGCGCAAGAAGAAGGCTGAGGCAGCCCGTAAGCGCAAGTACTAA
- the rho gene encoding transcription termination factor Rho: protein MENGSYENKTVVQLRQIARERGVRLPAGINKQGIVETLRQSDANRVKTEAAQPIAPAEPAATDRTEREETFGETEPASSSAREGEQRSAHVPHPYHAYPRRARPTGYYNEQYGTSNPAVPQMLEAGLCSDGQGVLEIQPDGYGFLRAENCSAGRDDVYVSIAQIRRFGMKSGDLVCGKTRPRREGDRYSALMYVESINGDPPEQAARRGVFERMTPIHPNRRLTLESREGKSDLAIRMLDFIAPIGLGQRALIVAPPKAGKTVLLKKIAQAVSENHPDIHLMMLLIDERPEEVTDIKRSVLGEVVYSTFDAPSENHVRVSEMVYERAQRLVEQGKDVVVLMDSLTRLSRAYNALAPGGRAMSGGLAPGVLQRPKRFFGAARNMEEGGSLTIIATVLVDTGSRMDDIIYEEFKGTGNAEIQLDRRLSERRVFPAVDLLRSGTRREELLLSPAELEGVAAVRRVLSASRAQGATEQLISMLEKTNTNQEFFKRLKEWLAIWEKEGYTLGGVRSGI, encoded by the coding sequence TTGGAAAACGGATCCTATGAAAACAAAACCGTCGTGCAGCTGCGTCAGATCGCCCGGGAGAGAGGCGTGCGGCTTCCGGCGGGCATTAACAAACAGGGCATCGTGGAGACCCTTCGTCAAAGCGACGCAAACCGCGTGAAGACGGAAGCGGCGCAGCCGATTGCCCCGGCGGAGCCGGCCGCCACGGACCGGACCGAACGGGAGGAGACATTCGGAGAGACGGAGCCGGCCTCCTCATCCGCGCGCGAGGGGGAACAGCGCAGCGCGCACGTGCCGCACCCTTATCACGCCTATCCGCGCCGCGCACGCCCGACGGGCTATTATAACGAGCAGTACGGCACGTCGAATCCGGCGGTGCCGCAGATGCTGGAGGCGGGGCTGTGCTCGGATGGGCAGGGCGTGCTGGAAATTCAGCCCGACGGTTACGGCTTTCTGCGCGCGGAGAATTGTTCCGCAGGGCGGGACGACGTGTACGTTTCCATCGCGCAGATTCGGCGCTTCGGCATGAAGAGCGGCGATTTGGTCTGCGGTAAGACGCGGCCTCGCCGCGAGGGGGACCGCTACAGCGCGCTCATGTACGTGGAATCGATCAACGGCGACCCGCCTGAGCAGGCCGCGCGCCGCGGCGTGTTCGAGCGCATGACGCCTATTCACCCCAACCGCCGCCTGACGCTGGAATCACGCGAGGGGAAGAGCGACCTGGCGATCCGCATGCTCGATTTCATCGCGCCCATCGGCCTCGGCCAACGCGCGCTGATCGTCGCTCCACCCAAAGCGGGCAAGACCGTGCTGCTCAAGAAGATCGCCCAGGCCGTCAGCGAAAATCACCCGGACATTCACCTCATGATGCTGCTCATCGACGAGCGGCCGGAGGAGGTGACGGACATCAAGCGCTCCGTCCTGGGCGAAGTGGTCTATTCCACGTTCGACGCGCCCAGCGAGAACCACGTGCGCGTGTCGGAGATGGTCTATGAGCGCGCGCAGCGCCTGGTGGAACAGGGAAAGGACGTCGTCGTCCTGATGGACAGCCTTACCCGCCTTTCCCGCGCGTACAACGCGCTCGCGCCCGGCGGCAGGGCCATGTCCGGCGGCCTCGCGCCCGGCGTGCTCCAGCGCCCCAAGCGCTTCTTCGGCGCGGCGCGCAACATGGAGGAGGGCGGCAGCCTCACCATCATCGCCACGGTGCTGGTCGATACGGGCAGCCGCATGGACGACATCATCTACGAGGAGTTCAAGGGTACGGGCAACGCGGAAATTCAGCTCGACAGGCGGCTGTCGGAGCGGCGCGTCTTTCCGGCGGTGGACCTGCTGCGATCGGGCACGCGCAGGGAGGAGCTGCTGCTCAGCCCCGCGGAGCTGGAGGGCGTCGCGGCGGTACGGCGGGTGCTCTCCGCCTCGCGCGCGCAGGGCGCGACCGAGCAGCTCATTTCCATGCTTGAAAAGACGAATACGAACCAGGAATTTTT